From a region of the Orcinus orca chromosome 18, mOrcOrc1.1, whole genome shotgun sequence genome:
- the LOC125961948 gene encoding uncharacterized protein LOC125961948: MAASTPGRAPLARGGAAQSGRRPRPRPARQPSARSPAPAPAPPPPDRRAGSEGKRAPPRAWAGPSAGGALAPRSPSRGDSKRATAPSSVRARDLRAGAPRPAPPRPGGRCAERPPARAPLPGRASPPPIRALLGPTAAAGLSARRRRAERRKLRGVRCATRDAPVQPLWLKAS; the protein is encoded by the coding sequence ATGGCCGCCTCGACGCCGGGCCGAGCGCCACTCGCGCGGGGAGGAGCGGCGCAAAGCGGGCGGCGGCCGCGTCCCCGCCCCGCGCGCCAGCCGAGCGCCCGCAGCCCTGCGCCCGCGCCGGCCCCGCCGCCTCCAGACAGGCGAGCGGGAAGTGAAGGAAAGCGAGCCCCTCCCCGGGCCTGGGCCGGCCCCTCAGCGGGGGGAGCCCTAGCGCCGCGCAGCCCGAGCCGCGGGGACAGCAAGAGAGCGACAGCCCCCTCCAGCGTCCGCGCCCGCGACCTGCGCGCCGGCGCGCCCCGCCCCGCTCCGCCCCGCCCCGGGGGCAGGTGCGCCGAGAGGCCGCCCGCCCGAGCGCCCCTACCCGGCCGGGCGAGCCCACCTCCGATCCGCGCTTTACTTGGTCCTACGGCTGCAGCCGGTCTCTCCGCTCGGCGCCGCAGGGCCGAGCGCAGGAAGCTCCGCGGAGtgcgctgcgccaccagggacgcgcCAGTCCAGCCTCTGTGGTTGAAAGCGAGCTAA